The DNA segment TCAATGTATTAGAAGAAATTACTAATCAAAGATGGCTGGATATTTCAGAGTTACAAAAGTCTGATAATAAAGCTTTAAACGAATTTGTATTAGAGGAAGTTACTACTAAAAAAATTACAGGACTACAAGCTATTGAGAAATTTTCTAAGCTTTTTGTCTTTGGCAATCCAGGTGCGGGAAAAACTACTTTTTTGCAATCAATCGCCACACTTTGTAACCAAGGTAAATTTCAGCCTCAACGTGTTCCTATTTTTATTAGCCTGAAAGATTTTGCCGAAAATATTGACTACGATGATAAAAACCCTTTATTAAGCTATTTAATTGAGGAATTAAGTATTTGTAAAATAGCTCAACAGGAAGTAGAAGAATTACTTCATAAAGGTAAAGTTTTAATTTTACTAGATGGATTGGATGAAGTTGCAGATAAATATACGGATAAAATCAATAAAACAATTAGTACTTTTTTGGATATTTTTTATAAAAATGTAGTAATTATCAGTTGTCGAATTGCATTTAGGCATCAAAAATTTAAAGGTTTTGCTGAAGTACAAATTTCTAAATTTACAAAATCACAAATATCAGATTTTGCTAATAAATGGTTTGCAGCTTTTGCTAAAAATAATACCCGGTTAAAGAAAACATTAGCCTCTAAATTTATTGATAAAATAACCCTTCCGGAAAATCGACTAATCCAAAATCTAGCATCCACACCTATTTTATTAAACCTCACCTGTTTAGTATTCCAATATCTCGGCGATTTCCCTACTAAGCGGTCTGAAATTTATCAGCAAGGTTTAGAGCTATTACTAGTACGTTGGGACGAAGCCAAAGGAATCAAAAGAGATGAAGTTTATGCTAATTTAACCTTAGCCCAGAAAATTAAGTTGCTTAGTTATATCGCTGCCACTTTTTTTGAAAAGGGCAATTACTTTTTTGAAGAAAACATCATTTGTCAATTAATAGCTGACTTTTTATATCTGTTACCAAATGCACCAACTGATTTAGAAGCTTTACAAGTAGATAGTAAAGCTGTGCTTAAAGCAATGGAGTTACAGCATGGATTATTAGTTGAACAAGCTAGGGGCATTTATTCTTTTTCTCATTTAACATTTCATGAATATTTTACCGCCAGATTTCTTGCTAACAGCGACCATAAAAAATTAGAACAAATTGCCGATTGTTTAATTGATAAGCGATGGTGTGAAGTTATATTGCTCACATCGGAAATTATCAAATCCTTTGAGGACTTATTCCAGCTAATCAAGCAACAAATTGATAAGTTAGCAGTTGCAGATGAAACAGTAAAACTTTTTCTCACTTGGGTAATGAACAAGTCCTCAACAGTTATTTCCAATTATCATTCGTCTGCTGTACGTGCTTTTTACTTTACCCTAGCCTTACCTCCAGATTATGCTTTATCACGTAACCAAACTCTAGCTACAGTTTTAGATAGTCATTTAACAGGAAAACTAGCTGATGATTTAGCTTTGGATTTAGCTTTAAGTCATATTTTTGCAGTTAGCATTTCTTTGACTCCAGAGCTTTTCTGCAAGCGTATATCTGCTCTCAAATTAGCTCTTGATATTGATTATTTACTACAATCACATTCATCCTTAGATGAATCGCTACAAAACCTCAAACAAGAACTGCCTAGTTCACAACAAGATAAAGAGATATTAAAAGCATGGTGGCAATCTCATGGGCAATCTTGGACAACACAGTTAAAAGAAGTAATCAAAATACATCGCCAAATGGATTGCGCTTGGCAATTTACTGAGAAACAATTACATTTAATTCAAAAATACTGGGAGGCAAACAACTTATTAGTATATTGTTTTAATACCGCTAGCAATGTTACTCCCAATTTAAAAGAAATTATTAAAGAATCTTTGATTTTACCTCCAGAACAAACAGAAATAACCACTCTAAATAATGTTTGAAATTTAAATTTTTCAGGCTGCATCAAGTTTTAAAATCAACTCAATATTGCTTTATATCTATGCGCTGTTATACCAATTCACAAGATATTTGAGACAGTCGCTACGTTGATACGCATCTGGTGCATTTTTTTCGGGAAATGGTATTACAGGAGTTTTAGAAGATTTTTGAAACATAAAAAAGGCTCAAGTAACGTAAATGTGACACTGTTACTTGAGCTATGTCTAAATCATAAACTTATGAAATTGGTACCCATTTTAACGCGAGTCTTTTTTGACCTCTCCCCCAGCCCCTATAAAGAGCTAAAAATTTAATCTGGGCGCTGTTCTGTGAGAACTTTATAAGCATAGTTGAAATCATCGGTAGTAATCTTGATTTCAGAAGGGTCTGTCAATCCTTGGGAGCGAAAACGACGAATTGCTTCTACCGCCGCTTGATTGCACAGTAAAGTTAAATCTGCACCATTCCAATCTTGGGTCATCTCTGCCCAATAGTTGAAATCCACACCGTCTAGGGGTCGTCCTTGGCTATGGACTAGGAGAATTGCCAGACGACTAGCTAAATCTGGTAAATCTACCTTCATCTGTAAATCTAAGCGTCCGGCGCGTAACAAAGCTGGGTCAAGGGCATCGGGTCGATTGGTCGCCCCAATTACTAAGATGGTGCTGCCTACTTCTATGCCATCCAACTCTGTGAGCAATTGTCCAACTACGCGATCGCTCACTCCCGAATCACCACTAAAACTGCCCCGTGCTGGAGCTAAAGTATCGATTTCATCAATAAATACAACACAAGGCTCTGCTTGACGCGCCTTGGCAAATAATTCCCGTACTGCTTGTTCACTTGCACCCACCCAACGACTGAGTAACTCTGGGCCGTTGACACCAATAAAATTAGCTCTGGCTTGGGAAGCAACGGCCTTAGCTAATAAAGTTTTTCCTGTCCCTGGCGGCCCCCACAGTAAAATGCCTTTTGGTGCTAGTGCTTTGGTTTGCAAATACAGTTCTGGATATAACAGCGCTCCTTCCACTGACTCCCGTAGGGTTTGCTTAATCGTATCCAAACCACCAATATCGTCCCAGGCGATGTGAGGAACTTCGACTTCCACGCTTCGTAGTACAGCTGGTTTGATTTCTTTGAGTGCTTGCAAAAAGTCAGCTTGGCTAACTGTCATATTCTCTGGAACTGCACTTTCAACCGAAGGCATTTGACGGCGCAGAGCAGTATAAGCAGCCTTTTGACAGAGGGCTTTTAAGTCAGCCCCCACAAATCCCACAGATCGTTCGGCGATCGCATCCAGGTCAACTGTTTCTTCCAAAGGCATGGCACGGGTGAGAATTTGCAGAATATCTCTGCGTCCTTTCACATCTGGCACACGAAACTGGACTTCCCGGTCAAATCGCCCCGGACGGCGCAAAGCTGGGTCAAGATGGTCAGGACGGTTAGTCGCAGCCAGTACAATCACACCTTGACTGTGGGAAAAACCATCCATCAGGCTTAACAGTTGGGCTACAAGACGTTTTTCTACTTCCCCTTCTACTGCACTCCGGTCAGGAGCTAAACTATCGATTTCATCAATGAAAATAATACAAGGAGCATTCTTAGCAGCCTTTTCAAAAATACCCCGCAGTCTTTGCTCGGCTTCACCATAATATTTGCTGATAACTTCCGGCCCCACCAGCGCAATATAGTTAACACCAAGTTCCTCAGCCAAACCACGAGCAGTTAGAGTTTTACCAGTGCCAGGAGGCCCAACTAAAAGTACACCCCGCGTAGGTTCCAACCCCAATTTTGCCAGGAGGTCAGGGCGTTTTAAGGGAATAGCGATTAATTCCTTAAGTTCTTTAACAACCTCACCCAGCCCGCCAACATCTTTCAAAGAATTACCAGAAGGCGCATCCGGTGGAACAACAACATCAGAACTGTCTCCATTCCCTGAATCAGAATTAGGAGAGGGTTGGGTACGAATACGGCTTGTACCAATATCATTAGCCATATTATTAGGACGCGGGATATTTCCAGTTCTAGGAATACTGCTCATAGAACGAGAGTTAATCTGGAAATCAGTCTTAATTTCTCCTTTCTCTGCTTTTTCTTCTAAAGTTTTGACTAATTCAATTAACTGTTCAAATCCCTTGAATAAATCACTCATAGCATCACTCCAAAAATCTCAAAAACCTTACTTTTTCCGCCTTTATCTTTTATTAGCAGTTAATTCCTCGACTTCAAATAAAAGACTAGCCGCGCCTTTAACTCGGTCTATAGCCTCCACCGAACGGGGTAATCCAGGTAGGCGAATCATAGTTTGTTCTGGAAATAAACTATGATCAATTTCCACTTCTGGACTATAGCGATTCTGCACTATATAACGCTGACTAACCCCCATGTTTTTTAAAGACTCTGTTAAGCGTATATGTTCAGATATGATGGCTACTTCTGACTGAATCACCCCAACAAATTGAGTATGTTGAAAATTCTTTAACTTCTTTTGTGCTTGTACAACTTGCTGACGTAAATTTCGTAAACGTCCAATGAATTCCACTCTACCCAAAACATCTTGATATTTTAGCCACAGTTTAAATATCCAAGATAACCAATCACCTAAAGCCGATGGCATTTCTAAAAATCGCAGAAGATGACCTGTTGGCGCAGTATCTAAAATGATTAAATCTTGCTGGTTACTATCTAACAAATCCATCACAGTAATTAGAGATAGCATCTCATCAATACCCGGTAAAGCTTGAGACATAATCTGTCGCCATGCCTCCGGCACATAGGCAACATTCACTGTTGTATTTGCTTGTGAACCTTCGCCACTAATCATATCTGCCAATTCCCAAAGATAATCTCTACGGAATTGTTCTAAAACTCTGTTGGCATCAATTTCTTGCCCACTTAAATTCGAGGTTAAAGATATAGGCTCATGTCCTAAATCCTTGCCAAAAGCATCTCCTAAAGAATGTGCTGGGTCTATAGAAATTACCTGAATTTTTTTATCTGGATGTTGTTGAGCAGAAGCCCAAGCTATGCCGGCGGCTACCGTTGTTTTTCCTACACCTCCTTTACCGCCAATAATAATTAATTTGCATCCTTCGTTAATAAAATCATGAAAGCTAGGTAAAACTTGAGTAGGCCATTGAATAATTGGTGGCGGCACAAGTTCAACACTGGCAATTTTTTGAATTTGGGATGCTAGAGAATCTAATGCCACCCCACCCAAGGGTTCTACTCTTTGTTGTGGTACGATAAAAACAGGCTGATTAGTATTAAGATTTAAGTACTTAGTAAGTAAATTTTGCTGTTCAGCGTAACGGTCTAGTTCTAACTCCGAATTTAGTAAAATGTGATTAATAAATAATCCAGCGTAGGGAACATCTAATGTTTCTAGGCTATTTAAAAATCGCTCGGTTTCAGAAAAACACATGGGTTCAGAAATACCCACTACCAAACAACCAGTAAATTTTTCATCTTGCAGTAAGCGTCTGCCTTCTGCTAATTGATGTTTCATCTCTACTAAAAAGTTATCGACTTCATCAGCCGTATAACTACCTTTAAAACTTTGGGTAATTACCCGATGTTTTTCTTGAAACAGTTCTAGGGAATTTAAAATAACATCTAAAAAATCTTTGAGGCGTAACAAATTTAGGGTATGACCAGAAGGAGCCATGTCTATAACTACACGATCTGCCTCATTGTCAGCTAGTAGGCGCTGAATTTCTAGCAAACCCATTAATTCATTCAAGCCAGGCCAGTTTAAATCCCATACTGGTGCTAAATCACCTCCATCAGCTAAACTGCCTCTCTCCACAAGTATTTCTAAAAAGTAACTATATTTTGCTTTAAATTCCAACAACAATTTTTGAGCATCCAACGCCTGAACACTCAAGTTAGGTAAGTCTGTTACTGCTAATGCAATATCTTTAACTTCTGATTGCAATACATCCCCTAAAGAATGTGCAGGATCTGTAGAAATTAACAGAATTTTTTCTTGAGGAAACTTTCTGGCCCAATAACGTGCAAAGCTGCAAGATATGGTAGTTTTACCAACCCCACCTTTGCCGCTAAACATAACTAGATGCAATGAATCATAGTAGTCCATCATGAAATTAAAAATTCCTTGATAAATTTATTAGTAGAAATTAAACAAAGTGATAGGGTGGTAGAGGTTCTCCCAAGATTAAATTCCAATGAGGGCATTTTTCTTGTAGCGTTAACACTTGTTTGAAGAGTAAAGTTTTATCATGGCGATCAACTAAAAGATGAAGCCGTACTTCTTCTACATAATCTTGAATGATCGCAGATGAGCGATAAACATCCATTATTAAATTGATCAGATGATTTTTCTCCCTATTTTGATCACCAATAAAGTTTTTTTGATGTTCATAATGTAGTTTTTTCGCCAAAAAGTAATCTCTGCCATTTCCCCCTGATACCTTAGCGAGTTCTTCAAATTTACGAGGAATGAGCTTTAAAGTATATTCAGTTTTTCCTTGAATATGATCGAGTTTCTTTTGATATTCCTGAGCATGAGACTCTATATGATTTAGTAATGTCTCTTCGGAATTGAAATAAGTGCCAAAACGTAGAGGTAAAACTGTTGTCTGCTGAGATAGCTCACAAATGACGCGATCGTGAGCTAAAACCATCTTGATAACTTCCTCGTCATTATTTTGGCTAGATTCTAAGGATATTCCCGGTTCCACGACGGCTGAGAGCTTATGGCCATGAATCAGGAGTAATTGACCCAGATTGCCAGATGGTAGACGTAAAGGAATATCAGGAGTATTTAGAAAAGCATAAGTGTAAAAATTTGGCGATCGCATTATTCCACCCAGGTAAAAAAACTTAAATATTCTATTTTATTGCTGCCAGAACAAATATCTTGTCATAGAAATATAAAAACATCTGAATTTGATTAAACTATTTACATCTTTAAAATCTTAGTTATAATGCTATCAATTATTCAGGTATTTCCAATGACAAAAGTACGTAATCGGGGCATAATCAGACCTAAAATCACTACAATGCCTAGAAATAAATCTGAGGCTTCCAGTCAATTAGAACTTTACAAATTAGTAACAGAACAACAGAGAATTAAACAAGAGTTGGCTTTTATCGAACAGAGGACAGTACTACTTAAGCAACGATTATCTACGCTTAAAACCCAGATAGAAGGTACAGAAAGGAGTATTAATCATTTGCGTCATTCTGAGCTAAAATATTCTCGGATAGCACTACCAAAAATATTCAGTGAAACTAATAATTACCAAGCATTTGATATCGAATATTAAACTATTAACCCGCGAAAGCGGGTTTTTAATAGTTTAATTTAACTGATTAAGTAGCTAAGTGTACATAAATCAAAGTTTGTAAGAAAAACTTGTCCCTGAGCGCTGCAAATCAAAATAACACTTAATCAAGGTGATAAAACTAAATCCTCTTTATCTTCGTATTCCTCGCTAAATCTAGATTGGTCTTGATAAACTGGATTTTCTTCAGATGCTAATATAAAAATAGGTTGCACATCTAAATCATCATCTTCCTCAGACTCTGCATTGAGGCGCTCTTCTGCTTCTAAAGCTTGAATTTTCAAGAGAATCTCTTCTTCTTGTATATCAAATTCTTCTTCAGAAATTTCACCCATATCAAATTTTAATTGCAGACTTAATAATTGCTTATGTAGATTTTCTTGAGCATCAAATTCAGTATTGGTACGTTCTTGAATTTGTTCTCCAATCCACATAAGTCCATTAATTGGCCCCATAACAGGCAATAACAAGATTTTACCTAGCATTGTATAACTCCTATCAAGAAATTTGAGCAAATGTATAAGGTGCTGTAAAGTTGTTGTAGCGAATGCGTAAACGTTCATCGAATTTGTGATCAATAGATTCGACTTGTTGGCTAAATATAGATTCGTTTTCCCAAGGGATCAAAAATGCCGCATTATAAATCATGTCTTCTGTCATTGGATCACTTTCAATAACCTCATCTGCTAAGGGTTTTAGCTCATCAAAAAAGACTTGAATTATAGATTCCTTGCGACTTAGTAAATTACTTTCAATTAATTGTCCAATGTGTATTACCTCCTCCATACTTAATGCCTTTCCTTCCATTTGGTCGCGCTTCTGCTTTAAGTCTTGATGAGAATCCATCATTGCTTGTAATTCAGCTTTGCTATCCCAAAAAATCTTCACACTAACCTCCCGTCTCCCAGCTAATTTCTGGAATAGCTCTCTTAATTGTGCTTTATATGGTTGAAGTAGTTGTGTAACTACCGTTTCCCAATTTTTGACAACTAATCCAAAACGCAAGGGTAACAAAGTTCTAAATCCAGCGTGCATCGCTTGTTCTAACACCTTTTCATGGCTGATTAAATTCCGCCGAGATGCTAAATATTTTTCTTGTTTTGCTTCTGAATATAAAAACGTAAATCCATCAATAATTTGACTATAGACCAGTTGAGAATCCAATCCTTGAAGAGTAACTGTTTCTGGGATTGGGTCGGGAAAAATACCGTATAGATAAAGACCAGAACTCATAAAATTCAAAATTCAATTAGGGTGAGAATTGCCCGTGATGCGTAGATTAAGGTGGGTATTACCCACCTGACTTTCCTCTGTTCTCTTTTACTTATAATTACAACGGTCTTGAGGTTAAAACTAAGCGCAATTTAGCGTGAATGAGATTGAGTTGAGCTAAACCTAAATCTATTTCACCATCTACAACAATTCCTGTGTTTAATAGACGGTCTAGCAGTTCCAGCACAGAAGGTTTATTTCCTATCTCACCCGGATAATAAGATCCTGGGGAAGGTAAAAGAGTACCAACATCACCTAAATTTATATTTAAGTCTGCGGGTTCAATCTCAAAAATATGACACAGATTTAGAACTTGTTCTTCTAGTTTTTGCAAACTTTCACTTGCTTGTTCTAGCTCAGATTCGCTAAGACAGTCCTGTTCCATGCGCCGAATTACTTGTGCCTCCATCAGCTGGCGTATTAGTTCCACTACAGTCAAAAGTAAAGGAGCTAAACCTGCTTTGCTGTTAGCTTTAGAAGTGGTAGGTAGCAAATTAGGGGACTTTTCAACTGGAGTACAAACCATTGTCATGATGCTATCTACCTTTTCTAAATTTCTTGAATTCGATTCAATCCAGGCTAATCCCAATTCAAAATCCAGAAAATTGCTATAAATTTAACCTGGGTTACTTGGGGATTTCCAGAATCTGACTAAGCCTCAAGTTGGGAGTTATCTCCTTCTTGACTATTTACTTCATACATTGGTTGTAAATCTTCTGGATTGTTAGCTGTTAATGTCGTTTCTTCTTTCGCCGCAGACGTGAGTAAACGTAGTTGTGTTTCTAGACTTTCTAGCCGTTGTTGCAGTTGTTGGTTTTCTTCAACTAAGCGTTGCGATTTGCTACTGAGATAGGGGTCATTTTCCCACCAATTGATACCCATCTCACGGGCTTTATCAACTGAAGAAATTAACAGGCGAATCCTAATATGTATGAGTTCAGTTGAGGCAATAGATATAGAAATATCACCAGCAATCACAATACCTTTATCCAAAACTCTTTCGAGAATATCCGCTAAGGTAGAACCTTGTGTAGAAGTGGGAATTACTCGATTTGAGTTAGTCTGAGGACGTGTTGGGTGTATGGGGGTAGTAGTCACGATTGATTCGGCTCTTCAATGGTATATACATGATTGTTCTTGCTTACTAAGCCTTTCTGCTCTAAAGAGTTGAGAGCATTGGTGGCTACAGTCCGGCTGAGTTCAAATTCCTGTTGAACTAGAGCTAAGGCTGCACTCTTGTACTGTTGTAAGTAGAGATAAATTTCCTGCTCAAATGGAATAGAATCTTCTACACCTGGTTGTTCGAGAACTTCAGAATCAAGAGTACCAAAATGAGAATCGATGATGGTGGGAAACCCGCCTTCTGCGATCGCATCTGTATCCTCTGGTATAATACTGTTCTTGAACTCCTCTATTTGCTGTAAGTCTAGATGGTTCAGTAATTCGAGGAAAATCGTTGCAGCTTCGCTAGCAGACCAATTCGTACGGTTGAACAACACATCTGCACAGATTTCTCGAAAATCAGAGCTTTGTGGCGAAACTAAAATATTGTGTTCGGCACATACCTTAGCAATCATCAAACAAGACCGCAAGCCAGAAGTCTTCTCCCCACCTGTACGTGAGCGAAATGCTTTTACTAATCGCACGATTAACAGAGCATCTGCTCTATTGAGTGCGGTTTTTTGAGCTAATATCTCGGTTTGAGTTAGCTCATCCGGCTCTGGCATATTAATAGTTACCAACCGATCCATTAAAGCATCCTGAGTCGAGTGGACTCCGCAGTACTCTTCTGGATTAGAAGTAAAAATAGCTCGAAATTGGGGATTAACGTGCAAGTATTCTGGCTGATTACTACTAGGAGGAAGAGTCAGAATCTTTTCTTCTAAAGCTGAGAGTAACACGTTATTTACTTCTGGTCTAGAACGGTTAAATTCATCGTAGACCAAGGTGAAACCTTCTCTACAAGCTAGAGTTAGTCTAGAATCAACCCAATTTTGTTTAAATTCATCTTCGACTTTAAGAACACTGTGAATGTAATTGTCCAGTAACTTTTTATGGGTATAACCGGATTCACTACCAATCAAATCAGAACTTTTAAATTCATCATCTCCGAAAATCAACATGATTGGTCGATCCAAACAGTTAGCCAAGTGCATGGCTAAAGTCGTTTTCCCTGTACCGGCTGGGCCTCGTAAGTGAATAGCAAATCCTGATGTGAGATAACGTAACGCCCGAATTGCTACCTGCTCAATTGCAGGTGTAACGACAAATTGACCGGGACGGACGCGCAGAACAGCTCTTTTCTTGTTATTTGCAGTCAGAGTCATAGATTAGGATGATGAACAATTACTTTGCCAGACAAAAAAATTAGATCCTCAATATTGCAATTCGTAACTTTGATATGCTACGATTGGTAAATAAGGTATCAATAACGAAAGCTCATTTTATTAGTTCCCAAAAGTGAACTAAATAAACAACCTCTAGTCTCGATAACTTCCTTGCAATAAATTAATAGATAGCATAGGATATCTAAAGTTTTATACTAAAACTCATTGTTGAATCTGCCCCCTTTTCTGACCAGTTGTTTAACTGTAAGATTAGGGGGTTTTACTATTTAGTCTAATTCGCCAACAGATTACCAATTCTCGAAAATAGATCTACAAATGGGTAGCACGGAGCAGGAGAAACCGATCTGTAGACTTAAATTTTAGAGAAAGGGTGTTAACTCCTTTAGTTAGAGTTTTGACTGATGACTAAAATGTGCCAAAAATACTAGCAAACAAATCCTTACGAAATTGTTGCAGATATTGACTTTGTGCTTTGGCTTGCTCAGTTCTGTTTTTTGCTGTTTCTGCTAGAAACTCTTGGGTGGTCTGTTCTAGATTTTGGTGAAACTTATGCAAAAAATTTGCCTGTGCTTCAGCTTGAGCAACCCTTTGTGTTGTGGTTTCTGTTAAAAACTCGTGGGTTGTCTGCTCCAGATTTTGGTGGAACTGATGTAGCTGTTGCGCTTGCTGTTTGGCTTGCTCTTGTCTGTGTGCTGTTGTAGCGGACAAGAATTCATGAGTCTCTCTAAATAGTTGAGTTACTTCCTCAGCTATCGACCGATGCTCTTGCCGGATTCTTACCATTAAAGCCGTCATGAGGTTCTCCGCAATATTATGACAATCGTCAATTAACTACATTTACTGGATAACGGCTATCCAATAAATGTAGCTAAAACAATACTTATACTTACGCTTTGTCCCTTGATAAATCTGATTGGAAAGCATCAAAATACTTGCCAAAAACAGATTATAAACCAGAATTATTTAAGTAATAATTCTGATTTTTTACACCTACTTAATAATTAAGCAGGCATAGCGGCGGATTGTGTTAGACCTACAGCTTCTGCATATTTCAGGTAGGTTTCAACGGAAGCAATGACGATACGAGCTTCGATTGCAAGTAGTTCAATACCAACTAGAGAAACACGTACCCAAGCATCTACGACGATACCTTTATCTAAGATACGGTCAATAACTTCTGCCAAGCTTGAAGAAGAATTGGTTTTTTCGACTGCCATGATTTTGTACCTTAAGCTATTGTTGTGTTTACATTTATCTGGTCGGGAGTAGAATATCTTAATTTCCTATTAAGAATTAAGATATTCTCGAATCTACTTAATAATTAAGCAGGCATAGCGGCGGATTGTGTTAGACCTACAGCTTCTGCATATTTCAGGTAGGTTTCAACGGAAGCAATGACGATACGAGCTTCGATTGCAAGTAGTTCAATACCAACTAGAGAAACACGTACCCAAGCATCTACAACGATACCTTTATCTAAGATACGGTCAATAACTTCTGCCAAGCTTGAAGAAGAATTAGTTTTTTCGACTGCCATTATTTTAGACCTTAACTCATTGTTGATTGTTTTAGTATTAAGCTCGGCGTTCGCTTTACTCGCTACTGAATTAATATTAGACACAGGTTTTTCGGATGTAAATACTTTGCAAGTATAAAAAGCTTTAAAAAATGTAAAGACGAAAATAATTTAACACTAAATGAGAGTTTTAATGTTGATTATATGTTTATTTTGCATAGGTTTTTATGCGAATGTAAGTTTTAAATTGCAACATTGTTTGTTTTGTATACTTTGACGTAAACTTTAAAAATTAGTCAGGCTTTACAATTATTTTCCGGAAAAATATAAGTTTGTGGTGTCACCTTTCTTTGACGGGTAATTTAATCAGTAAATACACAGTAATTTTTTCTAAATCTGTTTTTTAAATTAGGTAGTATTGCTATTACTTAAAT comes from the Nostoc sp. PCC 7120 = FACHB-418 genome and includes:
- a CDS encoding gas vesicle protein K translates to MVCTPVEKSPNLLPTTSKANSKAGLAPLLLTVVELIRQLMEAQVIRRMEQDCLSESELEQASESLQKLEEQVLNLCHIFEIEPADLNINLGDVGTLLPSPGSYYPGEIGNKPSVLELLDRLLNTGIVVDGEIDLGLAQLNLIHAKLRLVLTSRPL
- a CDS encoding gas vesicle protein, with the protein product MTTTPIHPTRPQTNSNRVIPTSTQGSTLADILERVLDKGIVIAGDISISIASTELIHIRIRLLISSVDKAREMGINWWENDPYLSSKSQRLVEENQQLQQRLESLETQLRLLTSAAKEETTLTANNPEDLQPMYEVNSQEGDNSQLEA
- the gvpN gene encoding gas vesicle protein GvpN, producing the protein MTLTANNKKRAVLRVRPGQFVVTPAIEQVAIRALRYLTSGFAIHLRGPAGTGKTTLAMHLANCLDRPIMLIFGDDEFKSSDLIGSESGYTHKKLLDNYIHSVLKVEDEFKQNWVDSRLTLACREGFTLVYDEFNRSRPEVNNVLLSALEEKILTLPPSSNQPEYLHVNPQFRAIFTSNPEEYCGVHSTQDALMDRLVTINMPEPDELTQTEILAQKTALNRADALLIVRLVKAFRSRTGGEKTSGLRSCLMIAKVCAEHNILVSPQSSDFREICADVLFNRTNWSASEAATIFLELLNHLDLQQIEEFKNSIIPEDTDAIAEGGFPTIIDSHFGTLDSEVLEQPGVEDSIPFEQEIYLYLQQYKSAALALVQQEFELSRTVATNALNSLEQKGLVSKNNHVYTIEEPNQS
- the gvpC gene encoding gas vesicle protein GvpC — its product is MTALMVRIRQEHRSIAEEVTQLFRETHEFLSATTAHRQEQAKQQAQQLHQFHQNLEQTTHEFLTETTTQRVAQAEAQANFLHKFHQNLEQTTQEFLAETAKNRTEQAKAQSQYLQQFRKDLFASIFGTF
- the gvpA gene encoding gas vesicle structural protein GvpA, whose product is MAVEKTNSSSSLAEVIDRILDKGIVVDAWVRVSLVGIELLAIEARIVIASVETYLKYAEAVGLTQSAAMPA
- the gvpA gene encoding gas vesicle structural protein GvpA, whose product is MAVEKTNSSSSLAEVIDRILDKGIVVDAWVRVSLVGIELLAIEARIVIASVETYLKYAEAVGLTQSAAMPA